Proteins encoded together in one Thermococcus barophilus MP window:
- a CDS encoding glycoside hydrolase family 1 protein, translating to MLKFPDHFIFGTATSSYQIEGDNIWSDWWYWAEKGRLPKAGKACNHWELYKEDIELMASLNYPAYRLSVEWARIFPEEGKLNESALERYQDIIDLLNKKGITPMLTVHHFTLPMWFALKGGFEKDENLKYWEEYVSVIAELKGVELVATFNEPMVYVVAGYLMGMWPPFKKNPPKAGKVAANLINAHAIAYEILHGRFKVGIVKNYQHFIPATNSKRDKEARDRVDYLFNWAFIDGIFHGSYESFMKKYKVNESDLDFIGINYYNIQKVKKSWNPLNPFIVEDASVSRKTDMGWSVYPKGIYEGIKAFSRYERPMYITENGIATLDDGWRIEFIIQHLQYVHKAIREDLDINGYFYWSLMDNYEWAEGFRPRFGLVEIDYETFERKPRKSAYVYGEIAKRKEISNELLEKYGLREL from the coding sequence ATGTTAAAATTTCCCGACCACTTCATATTTGGCACAGCCACGTCTTCTTACCAGATAGAAGGAGACAACATATGGAGCGACTGGTGGTACTGGGCAGAAAAAGGGAGGCTCCCTAAAGCCGGAAAAGCCTGCAACCATTGGGAGCTCTACAAAGAGGACATAGAACTGATGGCATCACTCAATTATCCCGCTTACAGGCTCTCAGTGGAGTGGGCAAGGATTTTCCCAGAAGAAGGAAAGCTCAATGAGTCTGCTCTTGAGAGATATCAAGATATTATAGACCTCCTCAACAAAAAAGGAATAACCCCAATGCTCACGGTTCACCACTTCACCCTTCCAATGTGGTTTGCCCTAAAGGGAGGTTTTGAAAAAGATGAGAACCTCAAGTACTGGGAAGAATACGTTAGCGTCATAGCTGAACTTAAGGGTGTTGAACTTGTAGCTACGTTTAATGAGCCGATGGTTTACGTTGTCGCTGGTTATCTTATGGGAATGTGGCCCCCTTTCAAAAAGAACCCCCCAAAGGCTGGAAAAGTCGCCGCCAATCTGATAAATGCCCATGCAATAGCTTACGAAATTCTCCACGGAAGGTTCAAGGTTGGGATTGTTAAGAATTATCAGCATTTCATTCCAGCTACGAACTCAAAGAGAGACAAGGAAGCGAGGGACAGGGTTGATTATCTCTTCAACTGGGCTTTCATTGACGGCATTTTCCACGGAAGCTACGAGAGCTTCATGAAAAAATACAAAGTAAACGAAAGCGATTTGGACTTCATAGGCATAAATTACTACAACATCCAGAAGGTCAAAAAGAGCTGGAATCCGCTGAATCCATTCATAGTTGAAGATGCCAGTGTGAGCAGAAAGACCGATATGGGATGGAGTGTCTATCCAAAGGGAATTTATGAGGGGATAAAAGCCTTTTCAAGATACGAAAGACCAATGTACATAACGGAAAACGGCATAGCAACGCTTGACGATGGGTGGAGGATAGAGTTCATAATCCAGCATCTGCAGTATGTCCACAAAGCTATTAGAGAGGATCTTGATATCAACGGCTACTTTTACTGGTCACTCATGGACAACTATGAGTGGGCTGAGGGATTCAGACCAAGGTTTGGACTCGTTGAGATTGATTATGAGACCTTTGAGAGAAAGCCAAGAAAAAGTGCATACGTTTATGGTGAAATTGCCAAGAGGAAGGAAATAAGTAATGAGCTGTTGGAGAAGTATGGTCTCAGAGAGCTTTAA
- a CDS encoding family 4 glycosyl hydrolase, which translates to MRIAFIGAGSIFTPLALYTIANSEILSKAEIYLVDIDKERLEFIEAVGRKIGRVFKKELKIWTFQDIRELEDFGIDYAVISVEKERYKRWRLDFEVPHKYGIKQVLGENGGIGGLSHTLRVVPIVLDVAKKIEDINSDARVFIYSNPEPRVTYAVLNYTKLRNAYGLCTGYLERKETLAPLLRVKENQITFIAAGLNHFTWITELYIDGEESYEKLDSALERNPKFEPLSLLLYRAFGLFPSPSDNHIGEYLSFAWDLIPEEKKGLKWIERTKKEGEEVRKLLQLFLKGFVPKFAFNKFIKFPDIAMNIVEGLEGNKKLQEAINVPNKGYIDLPYGTVVEVPAEVSPKGIKPLKVKLTREVIPMLRTQAEIQKLSAEAAAEGNIEKVVQAVLLDPVVNNAESGLKAIAELIEINLDMLPQFSKEDAEEIRKMIKS; encoded by the coding sequence ATGAGAATAGCCTTTATAGGTGCTGGGAGCATCTTTACTCCTTTAGCCCTCTATACAATAGCGAACAGCGAAATTTTGAGTAAGGCAGAGATTTACCTCGTTGATATTGACAAAGAGCGTCTGGAATTTATTGAGGCTGTAGGGAGAAAAATTGGCAGAGTTTTTAAGAAGGAGCTGAAAATTTGGACTTTCCAAGACATCCGAGAGCTTGAGGATTTTGGTATCGATTATGCAGTTATATCGGTTGAAAAAGAGCGCTACAAGCGCTGGAGGCTGGACTTTGAGGTTCCCCATAAATACGGCATAAAGCAGGTCTTAGGGGAGAACGGCGGCATCGGTGGTTTAAGCCACACTTTGAGGGTTGTTCCCATAGTCTTGGATGTTGCGAAAAAGATTGAAGACATAAACAGTGATGCTCGTGTTTTCATCTACTCAAATCCAGAGCCAAGAGTTACGTATGCTGTCTTAAACTACACCAAGCTGAGGAATGCCTATGGACTGTGCACGGGCTATCTTGAGAGGAAAGAAACATTAGCCCCCTTACTGAGGGTTAAAGAAAACCAAATAACTTTCATTGCTGCTGGTCTTAATCACTTCACATGGATCACGGAGCTTTACATTGATGGGGAAGAAAGTTATGAAAAGCTTGATTCCGCGTTAGAGAGGAATCCAAAGTTTGAACCTTTGTCTCTGCTCTTATACAGAGCTTTTGGTTTGTTCCCCTCTCCGAGTGACAATCACATTGGAGAGTACCTCAGCTTTGCATGGGACTTAATTCCCGAAGAGAAAAAAGGATTGAAGTGGATAGAACGGACCAAAAAAGAGGGAGAGGAAGTTAGGAAGCTTTTGCAGCTGTTCCTAAAAGGTTTCGTGCCCAAGTTCGCATTTAACAAGTTCATTAAGTTCCCAGATATTGCAATGAATATCGTTGAAGGGCTTGAAGGCAACAAAAAGCTTCAGGAGGCTATAAATGTTCCTAATAAAGGCTACATTGATTTGCCCTATGGAACTGTAGTAGAAGTGCCGGCTGAAGTTTCCCCCAAGGGAATCAAGCCTTTGAAGGTTAAGCTTACGAGGGAGGTAATACCGATGCTGAGAACTCAAGCAGAGATCCAGAAGCTCTCAGCTGAGGCTGCAGCGGAAGGCAATATAGAAAAAGTTGTACAAGCGGTTCTCCTTGATCCTGTTGTAAATAATGCAGAGAGTGGCTTAAAAGCTATAGCTGAGCTAATCGAGATCAATTTAGATATGCTTCCTCAGTTCAGCAAAGAAGATGCAGAAGAGATCAGAAAAATGATAAAAAGTTAA
- a CDS encoding PIG-L deacetylase family protein: MMSFEMLNQMLGSLDQKKAVKFLLQNILRIDLDNPFENVEKVLCIQPHPDDCELAVGGILAKLFLEGKEIVYLTLTDGTMGTRDPMISPQELAGIRKKEQEKAAKVIGVKKLIWFDYKDTELPYSPEVRNRIISVIRKEKPDIVFAPDPWLPYEAHPDHRNAGFLALEAVFFAPFPYINKGDLEKGLTPYEVPLVALYYTARPNYIEDVTDVFDVKLRALKEHRSQFEKNWQQWELFIRIVGMFYGKKIGAMYGEGIKVLPRLLLHVTPFAEVV, translated from the coding sequence ATGATGTCATTTGAAATGTTGAATCAAATGCTCGGGAGCTTAGATCAGAAAAAAGCGGTTAAGTTTTTACTTCAGAACATACTTAGGATTGATTTGGACAATCCCTTTGAAAATGTTGAGAAAGTTCTGTGCATCCAGCCACATCCAGACGACTGTGAGCTTGCAGTTGGGGGAATTTTGGCTAAGCTTTTCCTGGAAGGAAAGGAAATTGTGTATTTAACGCTGACAGATGGGACTATGGGAACCAGGGATCCTATGATTTCTCCTCAGGAGCTCGCTGGGATTAGAAAAAAGGAGCAGGAAAAAGCTGCAAAAGTTATTGGAGTTAAAAAGCTGATATGGTTTGATTATAAAGACACAGAGCTTCCTTACTCTCCTGAAGTAAGAAACAGAATAATAAGCGTGATCCGCAAAGAGAAGCCCGATATCGTCTTTGCCCCTGATCCTTGGCTTCCATATGAGGCCCATCCGGATCATAGAAACGCTGGCTTTCTGGCTTTGGAAGCTGTCTTTTTTGCTCCATTTCCGTATATAAACAAAGGTGATCTTGAGAAGGGCTTGACACCTTACGAAGTTCCACTGGTTGCCTTATACTACACTGCAAGACCCAACTACATCGAGGATGTGACAGATGTTTTTGATGTAAAACTCAGAGCTCTAAAAGAGCATAGAAGCCAGTTTGAAAAGAACTGGCAACAATGGGAGCTCTTTATTAGAATTGTTGGGATGTTCTATGGGAAGAAAATTGGAGCTATGTACGGAGAAGGTATTAAAGTTCTTCCAAGGCTGCTGTTGCATGTTACCCCCTTTGCAGAGGTGGTTTGA